The following coding sequences are from one Lolium rigidum isolate FL_2022 chromosome 6, APGP_CSIRO_Lrig_0.1, whole genome shotgun sequence window:
- the LOC124665067 gene encoding uncharacterized protein At4g28440-like: MSTPAAQGGEKPALRKPIFIKVDGLKPGTNGHNLLVKVVSANPVPGRVRPGAPTSSSARMPRIAECVVGDETGSIIFTARNEQVDLLKPGATAILRNAKIDMFKSSMRLAVDKWGRVESAEPASFTVNEENNLSQVEYELVNVAE, encoded by the exons ATGTCGACACCGGCGGCGCAGGGCGGCGAGAAGCCGGCGCTCAGGAAGCCCATCTTCATCAAGGTGGACGGGCTCAAGCCGGGCACCAACGGCCACAACCTGCTCGTCAAGGTCGTCAGCGCCAACCCCGTCCCGGGCCGCGTGCGCCCCGGCGCCCCCACCTCATCGTCCGCCCGCATGCCCCGCATCGCGGAGtgcgtcgtcggcgacgagacTGGCTCCATCATCTTCACCGCCCGCAACGAGCAAG TTGACCTGTTGAAGCCTGGTGCCACGGCGATCTTGCGCAAtgctaaaattgacatgttcaAAAGTTCAATGAGGCTTGCTGTGGACAAGTGGGGACGGGTGGAGTCTGCAGAACCCGCCAGCTTTACAGTGAACGAGGAGAACAACTTGTCACAAGTAGAGTATGAATTGGTTAACGTGGCCGAGTAA
- the LOC124663860 gene encoding probable metal-nicotianamine transporter YSL1: protein MAAVAGEHLQSAEAENAADFDAARKDDDDEQPSVEVAFAGQTPPPWWQQVTARSVVASVVLGTVLTFMSMRIGLTAGVGPAFNIVASLLGFFVIKSWTRLLARFGVASQPFTRQENVVLQTCIISCATLSFYGGFSTYLLAMTETVAKSTGGTGTGRDVYELHTGKVMAFLGLVSYASLFCTLPLRKLMILDYKLMYPSGSAIAGIVNSFHTPAGAATAKLQVLAMTKAMVGSFMWASFQWVYTGGSGCGFQDFPMFGLRAYKQKFYFDFSASLVGVGMICPVVVNFSMLFASAITSFFLWPALQSKKGEWYTDPSPTNFRGINGYKVPMGIAMVLGDCLFQLGSITIRAAYHFNKNRQGQGLGSTSIPDDINSDEKTSLSYDDRRRNKIFLDEGLPDYVAVAGYIFFSAVSAIFVPQIFPQIRYYHVALLYAVAPIMAFCNSYASGLCDWSLASVYGKLAIFIVGAWVGEAAGGTIAGLAACGVMLMIIGNAAELMHDFKTGYLTLTSPVSMFISQAIGTSIGCLINPLVFLCLEKFVGKEHLGEAGSVFSAPLATAYRGLAVLSVKGLKILPKHSMMFCIAFFFGAFFLDCLAAIAKAKKWKVKSYIPNAMAMAIPFLIGPNIAIDMAMGSLLLVIWKKTNKKSANMLSVVVASGLICGDGLFALPSALLSIFQIEPPICMKFLSNYQTEEMQDHFIPKLATSS from the exons ATGGCAGCCGTCGCCGGCGAGCATCTGCagtcggcggaggcagaaaatgcagcAGATTTCGACGCCGCGAgaaaggatgatgatgacgagcagCCGTCGGTGGAGGTGGCCTTCGCGGGGCAGACGCCTCCGCCGTGGTGGCAGCAGGTCACGGCACGGTCGGTGGTGGCGAGCGTGGTGCTGGGCACCGTGCTCACCTTCATGTCGATGCGAATCGGCCTGACCGCAGGCGTTGGTCCGGCGTTCAACATCGTGGCGAGCCTCCTGGGCTTCTTTGTCATCAAATCGTGGACGCGTCTGCTTGCTCGGTTCGGCGTCGCCTCCCAGCCCTTCACCAGGCAGGAAAACGTCGTCCTCCAGACGTGCATCATCTCCTGCGCCACGCTCTCCTTCTACG GTGGCTTCTCGACGTATCTGCTTGCGATGACCGAGACGGTGGCGAAATCAACCGGCGGGACAGGCACCGGCCGGGACGTGTACGAGCTGCACACGGGGAAGGTCATGGCTTTCCTCGGCCTCGTCAGCTACGCCAGCTTGTTCTGCACTCTCCCATTACGGAAG CTCATGATACTGGACTACAAACTGATGTATCCAAGTGGTTCAGCTATCGCCGGGATCGTCAACAGCTTCCACACACCGGCGGGAGCTGCGACAGCAAA GTTGCAAGTGCTCGCTATGACCAAAGCCATGGTTGGGAGCTTCATGTGGGCGTCCTTCCAGTGGGTCTACACCGGAGGAAGCGGGTGTGGCTTCCAAGACTTCCCCATGTTCGGACTGAGGGCATATAAACAGAAATTTTACTTCGACTTCTCCGCAAGTCTGGTCGGCGTGGGCATGATCTGCCCGGTCGTGGTAAATTTCTCGATGCTTTTCGCATCTGCCATCACTTCGTTTTTCTTATGGCCAGCCCTCCAGAGCAAGAAAGGGGAATGGTACACCGATCCTTCACCCACAAATTTCAGGGGAATCAATGGATACAAG GTGCCCATGGGCATAGCGATGGTGCTTGGGGATTGCCTGTTCCAACTGGGTTCAATCACCATAAGAGCCGCGTACCATTTCAACAAGAATCGCCAGGGACAGGGTCTCGGCAGTACCAGCATACCAGATGACATAAATTCAGATGAGAAAACATCTCTGAGCTATGATGATCGTCGCAGAAACAAAATCTTTCTGGACGAAGGATTGCCGGACTATGTTGCGGTTGCTGGCTACATCTTCTTCTCAGCCGTCTCAGCAATCTTTGTTCCACAAATCTTCCCACAGATCAGATATTACCACGTGGCCTTATTATACGCTGTCGCCCCCATCATGGCATTCTGCAATTCATATGCTTCTGGACTGTGTGACTGGTCCCTCGCATCTGTCTACGGAAAGCTCGCTATCTTCATTGTTGGGGCATGGGTTGGTGAAGCAGCTGGCGGCACCATTGCCGGTCTTGCTGCCTGCGGTGTCATGTTGATGATTATTGGCAATGCCGCTGAGCTCATGCATGACTTCAAGACAGGATACCTGACACTTACCTCGCCAGTGTCCATGTTCATAAGCCAAGCAATTGGAACCTCGATTGGTTGCTTGATCAATCCGCTTGTCTTCCTGTGCTTGGAAAAATTTGTCGGCAAAGAGCATCTGGGAGAAGCTGGATCGGTTTTCTCGGCTCCTTTGGCCACCGCATACCGTGGGCTTGCAGTTTTAAGTGTTAAAGGACTCAAGATACTTCCAAAACACTCCATGATGTTCTGTATAGCTTTCTTCTTTGGGGCATTTTTCTTGGATTGCCTGGCAGCAATAGCCAAAGCAAAGAAGTGGAAGGTAAAAAGTTACATTCCAAACGCCATGGCTATGGCTATTCCATTCTTAATTGGACCAAATATTGCAATAGACATGGCCATGGGGAGTCTACTATTAGTTATCTGGAAGAAAACAAACAAGAAAAGTGCAAATATGCTTTCAGTTGTTGTAGCATCAGGTTTAATCTGCGGAGATGGACTGTTTGCATTGCCATCGGCATTACTTTCAATTTTCCAAATCGAGCCACCCATCTGTATGAAGTTCTTGTCTAATTATCAGACTGAGGAAATGCAGGATCATTTCATACCCAAACTGGCCACTTCTTCGTAA
- the LOC124665068 gene encoding protein NUCLEAR FUSION DEFECTIVE 6, mitochondrial-like isoform X2: MAAAAARSMLRSSASLLRAAPARATSSAARPSLRRALGAPPRLLRSPVEASFCVESLLPLHSATAAARMTSMLAVPGRGLGWLTEAEIDGV; encoded by the exons atggccgccgccgccgccaggtcgATGCTACGCTCGTCCGCTTCCCTTCTCcgcgctgctccggcgagggccACCTCCTCTGCGGCGCGACCGTCCCTTCGTCGCGCGCTGGGTGCGCCCCCTCGGCTCCTCAG GTCGCCCGTCGAGGCGAGCTTCTGCGTAGAATCGCTGCTGCCGCTGCACAGCGCCACTGCTGCGGCGAGGATGACGTCTATGCTCGCGGTGCCTGGCCGAGGCCTCGGGTGGCTCACTGAAG CCGAAATTGATGGCGTATGA
- the LOC124665068 gene encoding protein NUCLEAR FUSION DEFECTIVE 6, mitochondrial-like isoform X1, with product MAAAAARSMLRSSASLLRAAPARATSSAARPSLRRALGAPPRLLRSPVEASFCVESLLPLHSATAAARMTSMLAVPGRGLGWLTEGQDETR from the exons atggccgccgccgccgccaggtcgATGCTACGCTCGTCCGCTTCCCTTCTCcgcgctgctccggcgagggccACCTCCTCTGCGGCGCGACCGTCCCTTCGTCGCGCGCTGGGTGCGCCCCCTCGGCTCCTCAG GTCGCCCGTCGAGGCGAGCTTCTGCGTAGAATCGCTGCTGCCGCTGCACAGCGCCACTGCTGCGGCGAGGATGACGTCTATGCTCGCGGTGCCTGGCCGAGGCCTCGGGTGGCTCACTGAAG GGCAAGATGAAACTAGATGA
- the LOC124665808 gene encoding DDB1- and CUL4-associated factor 13 has translation MRVKVISRSTEDFTRERSQDLQKVFRNYDPALRSQEKAVEYTRALNAAKLEKIFAKPFVGAMDGHIDAVSCMAKNPNYLKAMFSGSMDGDIRLWDIAARKTICQFPGHKGAVRGLATSTDGDLLISCGVDSTVRLWKDPMRKMMDTNDAIGDASQPSAVYTWKHAFWGVDHQWDGTIFATVGAQVDIWDHNRSEPINSFTWGNDTANSVRFNPGEPDVLITSANDRSLTLYDLRMSSPARKLIMKTRCNSVCWNPREPMNFTAANEDTNCYSFDARKLNEAKIVHKGHVSAVMDIDYSPTGREFVTGSYDRTVRIFNYNGDQSREIYHTKRMQRVFCVKYTYDGTYLVSGSDDTNLRLWKSKASEQLGVILPRERKKQEYLDAVKERYKHLPEIKRIVRHRHLPKPIYKAGNIRRTMIEAEKRKEDRRRAHSAPGSRTSQPFRKRRLIKEVE, from the exons ATGAGGGTGAAGGTGATATCGCGCTCGACGGAGGATTTCACGCGCGAGCGTAGCCAGGACCTGCAG AAAGTATTCCGCAATTATGATCCAGCGCTTCGTAGCCAAGAGAAAGCGGTCGAGTACACTCGGGCCCTCAATGCTGCAAAGCTAGAGAAG ATATTTGCCAAGCCCTTTGTTGGGGCAATGGATGGTCACATTGATGCTGTTTCGTGCATGGCGAAGAACCCCAATTATTTGAAAGCTATGTTCTCTGGCTCAATGGATGGGG ATATTCGACTATGGGACATTGCTGCAAG GAAGACAATCTGCCAGTTccctggtcacaagggtgctgtgAGAGGTTTGGCAACCTCTACTGATGGTGATCTTCTGATATCCTGTGGTGTTGACAGCAC TGTTCGACTCTGGAAAGATCCTATGCGTAAGATGATGGACACTAATGATGCAATTGGAGATGCTTCTCAG CCGTCAGCAGTCTATACCTGGAAGCATGCATTTTG GGGTGTTGACCACCAGTGGGATGGAACTATTTTTGCAACCGTAGGTGCTCAGGTAGATATATGGGATCATAACAG GTCAGAGCCAATAAATAGCTTCACATGGGGTAACGATACAGCAAATTCTGTGCGGTTTAATCCTGGAGAACCGGATGTTTTAATCACATCAGCCAA TGATCGGAGTTTAACTCTTTATGACCTACGCATGTCATCCCCGGCTAGAAAGCTAATCATGAAG ACAAGGTGCAATTCAGTATGCTGGAACCCTAGGGAGCCCATGAACTTTACTGCT GCAAATGAAGATACAAACTGTTACTCGTTTGATGCTAGAAAGCTGAATGAAGCAAAGATTGTTCACAAGGGCCATGTTTCAGCAGT GATGGATATTGATTATTCACCAACAGGACGGGAATTTGTTACTGGTTCCTACGATAGAACG GTACGCATCTTCAATTATAACGGTGATCAGAGCAGAGAGATATACCATACTaagaggatgcaaag GGTGTTTTGTGTGAAATACACATATGATGGAACTTATCTAGTTTCTGGCAGTGATGATACAAATCTTCGACTGTGGAAGTCCAAAGCTTCAGAACAATTGGGAGTT ATTCTTCCAAGGGAACGTAAAAAGCAAGAATATCTAGATGCTGTCAAGGAGCGGTATAAGCACCTTCCGGAAATCAAGCGGATTGTCAG GCATAGGCACTTGCCTAAGCCAATCTACAAGGCAGGCAACATAAGGCGCACCATGATTGAAGCAGAAAAACGCAAAGAAGATAGAAGGCGGGCACACAGTGCCCCAGGCAGCAGGACTTCGCAGCCCTTCAGGAAGAGAAGACTCATCAAAGAAGTCGAGTAA
- the LOC124660958 gene encoding probable transcription factor GLK2 isoform X1, producing the protein MLEVASLQSPNQGVFGLGDHHHHVDVGFPDGVDDDFLLDYIDFSTCDVPFFHVDDDGDILPDLEVDPTELLAEFADEPATPTTGLNPAADGCGAHHGVDEAKTELPAATDMELPEGKVEIETKGLEEKDVKHISTSNSVAADEVRSAVTTDDSSAAAGSEAKSCASAEGHSKRTSKPASVASAKSSHGRRKVKVDWTPELHRRFVQAVEQLGLDKAVPSRILELMGNEYRLTRHNIASHLQKYRSHRKHLMAREAEAASWTHKRQMYAAAGGPRKDAAAGGATWVVPTIGFPPPGAMPPAHAAAAMVHHPGHPPPFCRPLHVWGHPTGVDAPPPQPPSMLPVWPRHLAPPPAWAHQPPVDPAYWHQQYNAARKWGPQAVTQGTPCAPPPMPPAAMLQRFAAPPMPGMMPHPMYRPILPPPASPAPQSNKVAGLQLQLDAHPSKESIDAAIGDVLVKPWLPLPLGLKPPSLDSVMSELHKQGIPKIPPAAAAAKTSSAAAS; encoded by the exons ATGCTCGAGGTGGCCTCGCTGCAAAGCCCTAATCAGGGGGTCTTCGGcctcggcgaccaccaccaccatgtggACGTCGGGTTCCCGGACGGCGTCGACGACGACTTCCTGCTGGACTACATCGACTTCAGCACCTGCGACGTGCCCTTCTTCCACGTGGACGACGACGGGGACATCCTCCCGGACCTCGAGGTCGACCCGACCGAGCTCCTCGCCGAGTTCGCCGACGAgccggcgacgccgacgacggggCTGAACCCCGCGGCAGACGGCTGCGGAGCACACCATGGCGTCGACGAGGCGAAAACGGAATTACCGGCAGCGACGGACATGGAATTACCAGAAGGGAAGGTCGAGATCGAGACCAAGGGGCTGGAGGAGAAAGACGTGAAGCACATCAGCACGAGCAACAGCGTAGCAGCGGACGAGGTTCGGAGCGCGGTGACGACGGATGATTCTTCGGCGGCGGCCGGGTCCGAAGCCAAGTCGTGTGCGTCAGCGGAGGGGCACAGCAAGCGGACGTCGAAGCCTGCGTCCGTGGCGTCAGCCAAGAGCTCCCACGGCAGGCGGAAGGTGAAG GTGGACTGGACGCCGGAGCTGCACCGGCGGTTCGTGCAGGCGGTGGAGCAGCTGGGGCTGGACAAGGCGGTGCCGTCGCGGATCCTGGAGCTGATGGGCAACGAGTACCGCCTCACGCGCCACAACATCGCCAGCCACCTCCAG AAGTACCGGTCGCACAGGAAGCACCTGATGgctcgggaggcggaggcggcgagctGGACGCACAAGCGGCAGATgtacgcggcggccggcgggccgAGGAAGGACGCAGCGGCGGGAGGCGCAACGTGGGTGGTGCCGACCATCGGGTTCCCGCCTCCGGGAGCGATGCCGCCCGCCCACGCTGCCGCGGCGATGGTGCACCATCCCGGGCACCCGCCGCCGTTCTGCCGGCCGCTGCATGTGTGGGGCCACCCCACCGGCgtcgacgcgccgccgccgcagccgccgtccATGCTGCCcgtctggccgcgccacctggcgccgccgccggcgtgggcCCACCAGCCGCCGGTGGACCCGGCGTACTGGCACCAGCAGTACAAC GCTGCGAGAAAATGGGGCCCACAGGCGGTGACTCAGGGAACGCCCTGCGCTCCGCCGCCGATGCCTCCGGCTGCCATG TTGCAGAGGTTTGCTGCGCCGCCGATGCCAGGGATGATGCCGCATCCCATGTACAGACCgatcctgccgccgccggcgtcacCGGCGCCGCAGAGTAATAAGGTCGCCGGCTTGCAGCTTCAGCTCGACGCCCACCCG TCCAAGGAGAGCATCGACGCAGCCATCGGAGACGTTTTAGTGAAGCCATGGCTGCCGCTTCCCCTCGGGCTCAAGCCCCCGTCGCTCGACAGCGTCATGTCGGAGCTGCACAAGCAAGGCATACCCAAGataccaccggcggcggcggcggcgaagacgagcagcgccgccgccagctgA
- the LOC124660958 gene encoding probable transcription factor GLK2 isoform X2, whose protein sequence is MLEVASLQSPNQGVFGLGDHHHHVDVGFPDGVDDDFLLDYIDFSTCDVPFFHVDDDGDILPDLEVDPTELLAEFADEPATPTTGLNPAADGCGAHHGVDEAKTELPAATDMELPEGKVEIETKGLEEKDVKHISTSNSVAADEVRSAVTTDDSSAAAGSEAKSCASAEGHSKRTSKPASVASAKSSHGRRKVDWTPELHRRFVQAVEQLGLDKAVPSRILELMGNEYRLTRHNIASHLQKYRSHRKHLMAREAEAASWTHKRQMYAAAGGPRKDAAAGGATWVVPTIGFPPPGAMPPAHAAAAMVHHPGHPPPFCRPLHVWGHPTGVDAPPPQPPSMLPVWPRHLAPPPAWAHQPPVDPAYWHQQYNAARKWGPQAVTQGTPCAPPPMPPAAMLQRFAAPPMPGMMPHPMYRPILPPPASPAPQSNKVAGLQLQLDAHPSKESIDAAIGDVLVKPWLPLPLGLKPPSLDSVMSELHKQGIPKIPPAAAAAKTSSAAAS, encoded by the exons ATGCTCGAGGTGGCCTCGCTGCAAAGCCCTAATCAGGGGGTCTTCGGcctcggcgaccaccaccaccatgtggACGTCGGGTTCCCGGACGGCGTCGACGACGACTTCCTGCTGGACTACATCGACTTCAGCACCTGCGACGTGCCCTTCTTCCACGTGGACGACGACGGGGACATCCTCCCGGACCTCGAGGTCGACCCGACCGAGCTCCTCGCCGAGTTCGCCGACGAgccggcgacgccgacgacggggCTGAACCCCGCGGCAGACGGCTGCGGAGCACACCATGGCGTCGACGAGGCGAAAACGGAATTACCGGCAGCGACGGACATGGAATTACCAGAAGGGAAGGTCGAGATCGAGACCAAGGGGCTGGAGGAGAAAGACGTGAAGCACATCAGCACGAGCAACAGCGTAGCAGCGGACGAGGTTCGGAGCGCGGTGACGACGGATGATTCTTCGGCGGCGGCCGGGTCCGAAGCCAAGTCGTGTGCGTCAGCGGAGGGGCACAGCAAGCGGACGTCGAAGCCTGCGTCCGTGGCGTCAGCCAAGAGCTCCCACGGCAGGCGGAAG GTGGACTGGACGCCGGAGCTGCACCGGCGGTTCGTGCAGGCGGTGGAGCAGCTGGGGCTGGACAAGGCGGTGCCGTCGCGGATCCTGGAGCTGATGGGCAACGAGTACCGCCTCACGCGCCACAACATCGCCAGCCACCTCCAG AAGTACCGGTCGCACAGGAAGCACCTGATGgctcgggaggcggaggcggcgagctGGACGCACAAGCGGCAGATgtacgcggcggccggcgggccgAGGAAGGACGCAGCGGCGGGAGGCGCAACGTGGGTGGTGCCGACCATCGGGTTCCCGCCTCCGGGAGCGATGCCGCCCGCCCACGCTGCCGCGGCGATGGTGCACCATCCCGGGCACCCGCCGCCGTTCTGCCGGCCGCTGCATGTGTGGGGCCACCCCACCGGCgtcgacgcgccgccgccgcagccgccgtccATGCTGCCcgtctggccgcgccacctggcgccgccgccggcgtgggcCCACCAGCCGCCGGTGGACCCGGCGTACTGGCACCAGCAGTACAAC GCTGCGAGAAAATGGGGCCCACAGGCGGTGACTCAGGGAACGCCCTGCGCTCCGCCGCCGATGCCTCCGGCTGCCATG TTGCAGAGGTTTGCTGCGCCGCCGATGCCAGGGATGATGCCGCATCCCATGTACAGACCgatcctgccgccgccggcgtcacCGGCGCCGCAGAGTAATAAGGTCGCCGGCTTGCAGCTTCAGCTCGACGCCCACCCG TCCAAGGAGAGCATCGACGCAGCCATCGGAGACGTTTTAGTGAAGCCATGGCTGCCGCTTCCCCTCGGGCTCAAGCCCCCGTCGCTCGACAGCGTCATGTCGGAGCTGCACAAGCAAGGCATACCCAAGataccaccggcggcggcggcggcgaagacgagcagcgccgccgccagctgA